The Rosa rugosa chromosome 3, drRosRugo1.1, whole genome shotgun sequence sequence AAGGATGTTAACTAGTAGGTGCTTCAGCTTTCAAGACTTCAGTAGGATGGAGAAATTAAGGGTTATATAGTTACTTTTTGGAGCTCTGGGTAATGGACATTAAAAAATGAGAAAAGACCTAAAGTTTtgatctagttgattcaatagAAGAAATGCTGGTAACTAGCTTTCTCGCTTCATGTTTTCTATCTCCATTCTGTCattgatattttgtttttgttgcttTAAAATCAggtagagaagaaaaagaataattAAAGTTTTAGAATTTATGATTGGTTTTTGGATCTCTTAGTTGTTGAGAGGGTTACCCAAACACAGAGCTTTTTCTGTATTCGGCTTGTTGTTTTGTTTCCCAAATTGTTACAATTAAAGTATTATTACCTTTTCTATCACCATGTTCTTGAAATAAAATGGATCTTGTAATTGGAAGATTGCAATTGACTCACACACCCACAGCAATCAAAATATAAAGCATCATCTCTGCTCTCTACCTGGTTGTTTAAATCTGGTGGCTGTGGGACAGAGGACTCAATATCTTCAGTTTTACATAGTCATTTGCACTATTCTTTGACGCTATCCTTGAATGAGCATCTGAGGAACCTATTAGGCAAGTGCTATTTGTTTTAGACTTTCTGCAGCCTGTTGTGGCAACAGAGATGCAGATGGCATACCCTCACGGATGCTAGTAGAATTTCATAAATCAGCATGGTACTGTTATATCGGACACCATGTTACTTTGTAAAGTAGCGTCTCAAACACTCTAAATCAGCATGATGCTTAGCTTATTTATCTTTTTTGATCTGTTTTACAGCTTTACAAGGTTCATGTGGTCGATTTAACCATGGTTTCAGTTGCTGTAAATTTTGTTGCTTTTTGGAGGCTATGCTACTTGATTTGCTTGTTTATCATCTAAGGCTTTGCAGTTTCATGCAGTTTATTAGTCGCCCAATCTTTAGAGATTTAAGAACTAAACTTTGATCTGATATAGGGAGTGCCCTCTAGACTTGAAAGAAGCAATATCCAGTGTGTGTTTTGCTGCACCAAGATGCGCTGATCTGCCGGAGTTGCTTCAAGTTCAAATGCTATTTGTATCTAAATATGGGAAAGAATTTGTATCAGCTGCAACAGAGCTAATGCCAGATTGTGGTGTCAGTCGCCAGGTTTTATGATCTTCTACTAGTATACTGGTTTTTCTTGATATTCATCTTGTAGTGAACTAATTGCAAGGACAGTAgttgttttatttagttttctACTTTATGGTTGTGACACTGCACTTTTACTGCAGTTGATAGAGCTGCTATCTGTTCGGGCTCCTTCAGCTGAGAAAAAGCTGAAGCTTTTGAAAGAAATTGCTGAAGAGCATGAACTGGATTGGGATCCTGCTGCATCTGAAGCTGAAATTTTCAAACCGCATGAGGATTTGCTGGTAAGTTGTACTCCTTTGAATGGCCGCgcttttactttattattttccctTTCTCTTTTTACCTCTTATCTGCTTTAAATCCCTCATCTCTTTGGTAGAATGGTCCGACACAGTTTGTCAGCGGGTCTAAGTTGCCGCTTCCCGAAGAAAAACATGATGAGACGTTGTACTGTGCACCTGATCAAGCTCAGAAAGAACAGTCTGATTCTGATGATGGTTTGGACGTTTTAGACTTTCCGGAAGCTCCGAAGGTATCATTAAGACCAACTGAGAGTATACCCTCAGCACCAGCGATGGCTCCACCTTTTCCACCCCCACCACACCCTGATTTTGATCACGAGTTATCAAAAAATTCTGAGGCGATTGGACATCCATCCAAAGAGCCGTCCTTTGAGTCTGGAGAAGAAAGAGCAATGGCAGACAAGCATGAATCTCATGCTTCAGTTGGTCATGGGGATGATGTGCAGTTTTTGCCATTTATATCTCCCCCATCTCTTTCGTCTGCATCGTTTCCTGTGAGACAAACGAATCCACCACCACCCTCTCTTTCAAGAAGAAAAAGTGAGGTCAATGTAGATATGCAAGATGTGTCAGCTGCTGCTCAGGCTGCTGCAGAATCGTTTCCTGTGAGACAAACGAATCCACCACCACCCTCTCCTTCAAGAAGAAAAAGTGAGGTCAATGTAGATATGCAAGATGTGTCAGCTGCTGCAGATTCTGCAGCGTTTCCTGTGAGACAAACGAATCCACCACCACCCTCTCTTTCAAGAAGAAAAAGTGAGGTCAATGTAGATATGCAAGATGTGTTAGCTGCTGCTCAGGCTGCTGCAGATTCGGCAGAACGTGCGGCAGCAGCAGCTCGCTCAGCAGCTAGTCTTGCACAGGTAAGAATAAATGAGCTGACCAAGAAAAACAATGAAGAAGTATCTGAAAGTAGCTGTGAAAACCCATTTCATGAAGACGTTCCTAATCAGTCAGCTACTAAAGAAAAGTCGGATTTTGATCATCATATCCCCGATGGTGATTCTGGCCGGGGATCAGAGACATCAAATCTTTCATTTAAGGACTCGGCTAAAGTGGATTTTGATTCCCCGCTTCCCAGCGATAATGTTTTTGAACACGAGCCAGCTCATCACCAGCCTCAGAGATTGACTTCAATGGATGATGACCCATACTTCTCGTACCCAAACTTATTCACATCAGAAAACAATGTTGGATCTGGTGCTCAGTCTTCTACAGATAATTCTCGCTTCTCGCATGAACACTGAATTGAATATTTTCCATTTAAGCCTTTGCTCTTCATTATTTTCTCATGTCTTGCTGGTCATTGGATATGTTTATCCTGTCAGAGAACAGTTGCTACATATATGGTGGTTTTCAATT is a genomic window containing:
- the LOC133736259 gene encoding uncharacterized protein LOC133736259 isoform X2, which translates into the protein MSMLDSFFNKGFKAAKCKTLLKLTIPRIKLLRNRREIQIRQMRRDIAKLLETGQEATARIRVEHIIREENMMAAQEIIELYAELISVRLPIVESQRECPLDLKEAISSVCFAAPRCADLPELLQVQMLFVSKYGKEFVSAATELMPDCGVSRQLIELLSVRAPSAEKKLKLLKEIAEEHELDWDPAASEAEIFKPHEDLLNGPTQFVSGSKLPLPEEKHDETLYCAPDQAQKEQSDSDDGLDVLDFPEAPKVSLRPTESIPSAPAMAPPFPPPPHPDFDHELSKNSEAIGHPSKEPSFESGEERAMADKHESHASVGHGDDVQFLPFISPPSLSSASFPVRQTNPPPPSLSRRKSEVNVDMQDVSAAAQAAAESFPVRQTNPPPPSPSRRKSEVNVDMQDVLAAAQAAADSAERAAAAARSAASLAQVRINELTKKNNEEVSESSCENPFHEDVPNQSATKEKSDFDHHIPDGDSGRGSETSNLSFKDSAKVDFDSPLPSDNVFEHEPAHHQPQRLTSMDDDPYFSYPNLFTSENNVGSGAQSSTDNSRFSHEH
- the LOC133736259 gene encoding uncharacterized protein LOC133736259 isoform X1, with product MSMLDSFFNKGFKAAKCKTLLKLTIPRIKLLRNRREIQIRQMRRDIAKLLETGQEATARIRVEHIIREENMMAAQEIIELYAELISVRLPIVESQRECPLDLKEAISSVCFAAPRCADLPELLQVQMLFVSKYGKEFVSAATELMPDCGVSRQLIELLSVRAPSAEKKLKLLKEIAEEHELDWDPAASEAEIFKPHEDLLNGPTQFVSGSKLPLPEEKHDETLYCAPDQAQKEQSDSDDGLDVLDFPEAPKVSLRPTESIPSAPAMAPPFPPPPHPDFDHELSKNSEAIGHPSKEPSFESGEERAMADKHESHASVGHGDDVQFLPFISPPSLSSASFPVRQTNPPPPSLSRRKSEVNVDMQDVSAAAQAAAESFPVRQTNPPPPSPSRRKSEVNVDMQDVSAAADSAAFPVRQTNPPPPSLSRRKSEVNVDMQDVLAAAQAAADSAERAAAAARSAASLAQVRINELTKKNNEEVSESSCENPFHEDVPNQSATKEKSDFDHHIPDGDSGRGSETSNLSFKDSAKVDFDSPLPSDNVFEHEPAHHQPQRLTSMDDDPYFSYPNLFTSENNVGSGAQSSTDNSRFSHEH